A single region of the Raphanus sativus cultivar WK10039 chromosome 1, ASM80110v3, whole genome shotgun sequence genome encodes:
- the LOC108858705 gene encoding LOW QUALITY PROTEIN: cryptochrome-1 (The sequence of the model RefSeq protein was modified relative to this genomic sequence to represent the inferred CDS: inserted 2 bases in 1 codon): protein MATNRKTIVWFRRDLRIEDNPALAAAAREGSVFPVFIWCPEEEGQFHPGRASRWWMKQSLAHLNQSLKALGSHLTFIKTDNTVSSILDCVRATGATKVVFNHLYDPVSLVRDHNVKEKLAERGISVQGYNGDLLYEPWEINSENGKPFTSFAPYWKKCLDMSVESVMLPPPWRLLPLSAGEEVWACSIEELGLENEAEKPSNALLTRAWSPGWSNGDKTLTEFVEKQLIDYAKNSKKVVGNSTSMLSPYLHFGEVSVRRVFQCVRMKKIIWARDKNGEGEESADLFLRGIGQREYSRYICFNFPFTHEQSLLSHLRFFPWDADVGKFKAWSQGRTGYPLVDAGMRELWATGWMHNRIRVIVSSFAVKFLLLPWKWGMKYFWDTLLDADLECDIIGWQYISGSLPDGHELDRLDNPAIQGAKYDPEGEYIRQWLPELARLPTEWIHHPWDAPSTVLKASGVELGANYAKPIVDIDTARELLTKAISRTREAQIMIGAAPDEVVADSYEVLEGNTVKVPGVCPSASSNDQRVPSDVRYNGHSATDNGSKRVKPAGEEDEEEREMKRCREERDLFSTAESSSSDXVRSVFLGSHSCSLVSEGYNLEEGIQDSSDQITTRSSVKNG, encoded by the exons TCGCGAAGGATCAGTCTTCCCTGTTTTCATCTGGTGTCCCGAAGAAGAAGGTCAGTTTCATCCAGGAAGAGCTTCAAGATGGTGGATGAAACAATCTCTTGCTCACTTGAATCAATCCTTGAAGGCTCTTGGTTCCCACCTCACTTTTATCAAAACCGATAACACGGTTTCCTCTATCTTGGACTGTGTCCGCGCCACTGGTGCCACTAAAGTCGTCTTTAATCACCTCTACG ATCCTGTTTCGCTGGTTAGGGACCACAACGTAAAGGAGAAACTTGCGGAACGTGGGATCTCTGTGCAAGGCTACAACGGAGATCTATTGTACGAGCCTTGGGAGATAAACTCCGAAAACGGCAAACCTTTTACGAGTTTTGCTCCTTACTGGAAGAAATGCTTAGACATGTCGGTTGAATCCGTTATGCTTCCTCCTCCTTGGCGTTTGTTGCCTCTGTCCGCAGGCGAAGAGGTGTGGGCATGTTCGATAGAAGAGCTAGGGCTAGAGAACGAGGCGGAGAAACCAAGCAACGCGCTGTTGACCAGAGCTTGGTCACCAGGTTGGAGCAACGGTGATAAAACACTAACAGAGTTCGTCGAGAAACAGTTGATAGATTACGCGAAAAACAGCAAGAAAGTCGTCGGGAACTCGACCTCGATGCTCTCTCCCTATCTCCACTTCGGGGAAGTAAGCGTCAGACGCGTTTTCCAGTGTGTCCGTATGAAGAAAATCATATGGGCGAGAGATAAGAACGGGGAAGGAGAAGAGAGCGCTGATCTTTTCCTCAGAGGGATCGGTCAGAGAGAGTACTCTCGGTATATATGTTTCAACTTCCCTTTTACTCACGAGCAGTCTTTGTTGAGTCATCTTCGTTTCTTTCCATGGGATGCTGACGTGGGCAAGTTCAAGGCGTGGAGTCAAGGGAGGACTGGGTATCCGTTGGTGGATGCGGGGATGAGGGAGCTTTGGGCTACTGGGTGGATGCATAACAGGATAAGAGTGATTGTTTCGAGCTTTGCTGTCAAGTTTCTGCTTCTTCCGTGGAAATGGGGGATGAAGTATTTTTGGGATACTCTTTTGGATGCTGATTTGGAATGTGACATCATTGGCTGGCAGTATATCTCTGGGAGCTTACCTGATGGCCACGAGCTTGATCGCTTGGACAATCCCGCG ATACAAGGTGCAAAGTACGATCCGGAAGGTGAGTACATAAGGCAATGGCTTCCCGAGCTGGCGAGATTGCCAACGGAAtggatccatcatccatgggaCGCTCCTTCAACTGTACTCAAAGCTTCCGGAGTAGAACTCGGAGCAAACTATGCAAAACCCATCGTAGATATCGACACAGCTCGTGAGCTTCTTACCAAAGCCATATCAAGAACCCGTGAGGCACAGATCATGATTGGAGCAGCACCTGATGAGGTTGTAGCTGATAGCTACGAGGTCTTAGAGGGTAATACCGTGAAAGTACCAGGTGTTTGCCCGTCTGCGTCTTCTAATGACCAGAGAGTACCTTCGGATGTTCGTTACAATGGGCA CTCCGCCACTGACAATGGGTCAAAGAGAGTGAAACCTGcgggagaagaagatgaagaagagaggGAGATGAAGAGATGTAGAGAAGAAAGGGACTTGTTTTCCACTGCcgagtcttcttcttctga ggTTAGAAGCGTGTTCTTGGGTTCGCATTCTTGCTCGTTGGTATCAGAAGGGTATAACTTGGAAGAAGGTATTCAAGATTCTTCTGATCAGATTACTACTAGAAGCTCTGTAAAAAATGGTTAA